Within Streptomyces albofaciens JCM 4342, the genomic segment CAGACGCAGGCGCAGGAGCAGATTCAGCCCGGCGCAGTCGCAGAACGGCACCGCGTCGAGGTGGAGGTCGAGACGGTGGGCTGTGCGGCGCAGGGCTTCTTGCAGATCGCGTTCGATCACCTGGCAGGTGGTCAGGTCGAGGACGCCTCGTACTGCCGCGCCGATGCGTTCACCGTCCCGGAAGACATGCACCTCGCGGTCTCCCGACCGGTCCACCGCGGATGCGGCGGGTGCTGCCCCGTCGCATCCCGCGTCGTCCTCCGGAAGGAGGTCCGGAGCTTCTGACATGGCCGTCCTCTCGCGTCATCGGCTCGCCGCCTTCTCTCCCAGGCTTGCCCTGGCTACTCATACCCGTCAATCGATACACGAAAATCACTACAGGTGTTGGGATGCGTGAGTGGCCGGTCGGTAGAGTGGAACGATGGACGCAGTGCCCCCGCCGCATACCGGATGGACGTTCGTGACCAACCATGCCCGGGTGCTGGCCGCCATCGCCGACGACCACCACGTCCGCGTCCGCGACATCGCCGCGCACTGCCGGCTGACCGAACGCGCGGTCCAGAAAATCATCGCGGACCTGGAGCGGGACGGATACCTCTCCCACACCCGCGACGGCCGCTCCAACACCTATGAGATCGACCCCAGCAGGGTGTTGCGCCACCCGGTGGAAGCCGGCCTCGGCCTGACCGTGGCGTCCTTGCTGTCCCTGCTCGTCCAGGACGAGGCCGACCGCACCGCACCTGCCCCGAGGTCGCACCCCAGCACGGCCTGACGGTGGCGGCTCCCGGCAGCCACGCTCGTCGCATACGGTCCGAACTGGGCAGTGGCCACCGTCGCCGCGCCGCGGTGGCCGTTCGCATGCGTTGTCCGCACGGCCCTGGCCCAGTGTCCGCGACGGCCGGGGGCTCACCGCACCCGATCGGAGGAGCCTGCCGGCCGCCGGTGCGGGCAGGCGCCCCACGCACGGGTCGGCCACTGCCGCACGACGCTCGGGGATCAGCGTCCCGTGTACCCGCCGCGCGGGACGGGCGACCACACACCACCCGTCCCGTCGCGGCCCCTTCGTATGCGCCGGTGACGACGACGCGGTGCCGGTTCGGTTCGCCCGGCCTCACGATGCCGCGCTGACCAGGATCCCTCGTCCCGCGTGGAACCGCTCGAATACGCGCATGGGCAGCGATGCGGAGTCAGCGTTGTGGGAGTAGCCCGACGGATCATGGAACCGCACCGTTGTTCCTCGCACCGCGTGGACCAGCACAAGATGCCCTCCCCGCCGCGGTTCGTGGGTTCCCGGGTCGCGGATCTCAGGAGATACCGAAGCGATCAGGACGTGCCCGGGGCGCACCGCCCGGGCGGATTCCTGGATCGGCGTGTTCTCGACCAGTTGGCATGCGAATCCGAATTGCGAGCTGATCCACGCCATGAACGGCCTGTAGATCAGTCCCTGCACCTTGCCCCGGGGGTCCACCACGTAGCAGCCCCAATCGAGGGCCAGCGCAAGGAGTTCACGCATCGGCAGTCGGATGTCCGTCCAGCCGTGGAGCAGGGACTGCAGGCATGCCAAGCCGCAGACCTTGCGGGACCAGAACAGGTACTCTTCGCGCGAGTGGTACCCGTCGGAGGCCCAGTCGTGCCGTGGTGACGGATCGGTGTGCCTCAGGAAGACGTCGAGCCCCGATG encodes:
- a CDS encoding helix-turn-helix transcriptional regulator yields the protein MDAVPPPHTGWTFVTNHARVLAAIADDHHVRVRDIAAHCRLTERAVQKIIADLERDGYLSHTRDGRSNTYEIDPSRVLRHPVEAGLGLTVASLLSLLVQDEADRTAPAPRSHPSTA